Proteins co-encoded in one Pseudoalteromonas rubra genomic window:
- a CDS encoding substrate-binding periplasmic protein encodes MSGVVNARQCKNQDSSDSGDHLVKLLICILGLFACFMVRATSPVSVTILADDSYPPYSYVQEGKLVGIYPTLIREAAKLIKEDYLVELRPIPWKRGVSALENGEAFALMPPYIHRDTRPFIWPYSVALKQEEVVAFCNPGITLQNITQRSDLQAPINIGLNAGFLILDDALKEARKTGRVVVWENKNTRANIIKLYKKRVDCYINDRLSTLIGISELQEQLPGITAQSFVEDRVVLSRSAHIGYIKGYEGQYPFKSDFIEKMDEALSTVLQKSSPP; translated from the coding sequence GTGTCAGGAGTAGTAAATGCAAGACAGTGCAAAAATCAAGATAGCAGCGATTCTGGTGATCACCTGGTAAAGCTATTGATATGTATTTTGGGCTTGTTTGCTTGTTTTATGGTGCGTGCCACCAGCCCGGTAAGCGTCACCATACTGGCCGATGACAGTTACCCGCCCTACTCTTATGTTCAGGAAGGTAAATTAGTTGGCATATACCCAACACTGATCCGAGAGGCTGCGAAGCTCATCAAAGAAGATTACCTCGTGGAGCTTCGCCCAATTCCGTGGAAAAGAGGTGTCTCCGCGCTTGAAAATGGGGAAGCATTCGCACTGATGCCCCCTTATATCCACCGTGACACCCGACCCTTTATTTGGCCTTACTCCGTCGCGCTGAAACAAGAAGAAGTCGTGGCATTTTGCAACCCAGGTATCACGTTGCAAAACATCACTCAACGTAGTGACCTGCAGGCACCCATTAATATCGGGTTGAATGCTGGTTTCCTCATCCTTGACGATGCACTCAAAGAAGCACGAAAAACCGGACGAGTTGTTGTCTGGGAAAACAAAAACACCCGTGCAAATATCATCAAACTGTATAAAAAAAGAGTCGACTGCTACATCAATGACAGACTCTCAACTTTGATAGGTATCAGTGAGCTGCAAGAACAGCTACCTGGTATAACCGCGCAATCATTTGTCGAAGACCGTGTGGTCCTCAGTCGCAGCGCCCATATTGGTTACATTAAAGGATATGAAGGCCAATATCCGTTTAAATCTGACTTTATCGAGAAAATGGATGAGGCGTTAAGTACCGTACTACAAAAAAGTTCGCCGCCATGA
- a CDS encoding FHA domain-containing protein gives MAHLLLAQTNDHILLNSNHRFGRAEDEVDTQVLGVEISRHHAVIVWTGEQWTLRDTSKNGVFVNQNRIVPETERVLSLGDVITFSELHPHSYIVSSLTPPE, from the coding sequence ATGGCACATCTTTTATTAGCGCAAACCAATGATCACATTCTTCTTAATTCAAATCACCGCTTTGGTCGTGCAGAGGATGAGGTTGACACTCAGGTGTTAGGAGTAGAAATCTCACGCCATCATGCCGTTATTGTCTGGACGGGGGAGCAATGGACACTTCGTGATACCAGCAAAAATGGGGTGTTTGTAAACCAAAATAGAATCGTGCCAGAAACGGAAAGGGTGTTGAGTCTAGGGGATGTGATTACTTTTTCAGAGCTCCACCCACATAGCTATATTGTGAGCTCACTGACACCGCCGGAATAA